AATATGTTATTGATACTCTTCAAGTATTTGGAGTGCATGTTTACTTTTGCCCCTTTAGGTTTATGGGACTGAATCAAGACCCAAAATCCAAAAAACTGTTGAGGGCAGCTTCAATACCAGTTGCAGATAATTGGCTAATTTTACTAGATACATCAAAATCAAAGGAAGATGTTTTTTTTGACCTTATACATGAGTTAGCACATATATTTGCTGGACATGATCATGTTCAAAAGCACGATAAGGAAATAGAGGATTATTGTCAAAGCGTTGGAAAAGAATTTTTTACACCATCTAGTTTCTTTGACTATTATGCAGAAGACTTACGAACGTTCTTCGTAGGAATTGATAAAAAGTCCAAAGCAGTTGGTCATGTAGATAAAATAAGAATTCATCTCGGAGCGAGTTTTGAAGGAGTTGTCTTAAAGCTTAAGGAAGCGAAGATAATTACAAGCCAGCTTCAAGGTTATCTATATGCAGTTGTAAATAATAAAAAGAAAAATACAAAGTCATTAGATTATTTCTTTCAAGAGAATTGGTTTGAAAATCTTGATGACGATATTTATAAATATTACTATAAGCTCTTTATTGAAGCACGGTATTTATACCAAGAGGAAAGACTAACTCAGAGAAGTATAGGAGCTCTTTTTGGGCTTGATTACGGTGAAAGTAGTCAACTTGTAGATCTTTGGTATTCAGAAATCAAAAATACGACAAAGAGTAGATAATGTTTCTCATTTCAGATACCAATGCTTCAATTAAATTCGCAGCCTTTGGAAAACTATTTTTTGAAAATAGCTCAATAATCGGCGAACTTGGAACTTGTGGGACACGTGGCCATAAAGAGTTAAAAGAACTTTCCAAACAAAATATTACTGGAGAAATGAAAAAGTGTGTAGATTGTGCACTTTCAAGTATTGGCTTTTATACATTTGACGAATTCAGCGAGTATGAATTTTGGGACTATGATGCTCGATATTATAAAGATGCTGAGGAAAAAGCACTAGAGAGT
The window above is part of the Halobacteriovorax sp. HLS genome. Proteins encoded here:
- a CDS encoding ImmA/IrrE family metallo-endopeptidase; this encodes METSKRDMIQIDGAYLKARIKDRELMLKDSQDLFGISRTRLSTCINENTINRKLLYKIASKLKLSKSEFNEAMGQKPLQVFFRKERLEEPHIEEIEKVRSFVSTFIKVFEFKKPEEALPTFNHLNAADLAKQIRKTLSIVSASVSIEYVIDTLQVFGVHVYFCPFRFMGLNQDPKSKKLLRAASIPVADNWLILLDTSKSKEDVFFDLIHELAHIFAGHDHVQKHDKEIEDYCQSVGKEFFTPSSFFDYYAEDLRTFFVGIDKKSKAVGHVDKIRIHLGASFEGVVLKLKEAKIITSQLQGYLYAVVNNKKKNTKSLDYFFQENWFENLDDDIYKYYYKLFIEARYLYQEERLTQRSIGALFGLDYGESSQLVDLWYSEIKNTTKSR